From the Pseudomonas sp. SORT22 genome, one window contains:
- a CDS encoding GntR family transcriptional regulator: MAGKTRPLSEILGGEQVPPHLARSVIEERLRSAILDGRLPPGLALRQQELATLFGVSRMPVREALRQLEAQSLLQVVAHKGAVVAPLIGEDAVDTYALRVILESEALRQSIPLLDADDIARARSYITQLETETRHAEIGRLNRLFHMSLYSKAPNQKLLRLIENELNEEERFLRFHLSSMGLGKLTQDDHIGLVDAANDKSVEDAIRILERHLNNGAKAIKAYLNRPPAE; encoded by the coding sequence GTGGCCGGAAAAACCAGACCCCTGAGCGAAATCCTGGGTGGCGAACAAGTGCCGCCACACCTGGCGCGTAGCGTGATTGAAGAGCGGCTGCGCAGTGCCATCCTCGATGGCCGCCTGCCCCCTGGGCTGGCCTTGCGCCAACAGGAGCTGGCAACCTTGTTCGGTGTCAGCCGCATGCCGGTCCGCGAGGCCTTGCGCCAGCTCGAAGCGCAATCGCTGTTGCAGGTGGTGGCGCACAAGGGCGCGGTGGTGGCGCCATTGATCGGCGAAGACGCCGTCGATACCTATGCCTTGCGGGTCATTCTGGAGTCCGAAGCACTACGCCAGTCGATCCCGCTGCTCGATGCCGACGACATTGCCCGGGCGCGCAGCTACATCACCCAGCTTGAAACCGAAACCCGGCATGCCGAGATCGGGCGCCTCAACCGCCTGTTCCACATGAGCCTGTACAGCAAGGCACCGAACCAGAAGCTGCTGCGCCTGATTGAAAACGAGCTCAACGAAGAAGAGCGCTTCCTGCGCTTCCACCTGTCATCGATGGGCCTGGGCAAGCTGACCCAGGACGATCACATCGGGCTGGTGGACGCCGCAAACGACAAGTCGGTTGAAGATGCCATCAGGATTCTCGAGCGCCACCTGAACAACGGGGCAAAAGCGATCAAGGCCTACCTGAACAGACCACCGGCAGAGTGA
- the lapD gene encoding cyclic di-GMP receptor LapD: MSLFKQLLLAICLFLVVAFSGSFMVSLESSRSQYVNQLRSHAQDAATALALSLTPNIDDPAMVELMVSSIFDSGYYSSIKVIDTASNALLVERHAEPDPNGVPTWFIRLIGLEAAGGDAIVSRGWQQAARVEVVSHPMFALAKLWQSALGSLGWLLLCGALSAVLGALLLRRQLKPLDYMVAQSHAIARREFLSLPDLPRTPELRRVVQAMNQMVEKLKALFQEQAERSEKLRVESYQDSLTGLANRRYFEMQLNALVSNLEEARPGYLLLLRVKDLAGLNQRLGGQRTDQLLQAVGQQLQRTCANYPETNNLITRSRGGEFAVLAPGLVHEEAIQLAQALEVTLQSLADTGASDVTPVACIGMAPYSPGDDPQALLKLADEALARAESQLEPGWVCLEQGTAPQAADTHHAWHSLLDEALQQGRFQLFFQPVVACEAPERVLHYKVISRVLDTQGQAIAAGRFLPWLERFGWSARLDVLMLEQVLKHMHSHKEALALNLSAATLADPKALQRVYDLLGQNAVLGPRLTLEIGEEQLPEQAVLEQLTRRLRALGFSLSLQRFGGRFSMIGNLAHLGLAYLKIDGSYIRAIDHERHKRLFIEAIQRAAHSIDLPLIAERVETEGELKVLREMGIQGVQGRLVGEPAPWR; this comes from the coding sequence ATGTCACTGTTCAAACAATTGCTGCTTGCCATCTGCCTGTTCCTGGTAGTCGCCTTCAGCGGCAGCTTCATGGTCAGCCTGGAGAGCTCACGCAGCCAGTACGTCAACCAGTTGCGCTCCCATGCCCAGGACGCCGCCACGGCGCTGGCGCTGTCGCTGACGCCGAACATCGACGACCCGGCGATGGTCGAGCTGATGGTCAGCTCGATCTTCGACAGTGGTTACTATTCGAGCATCAAGGTCATCGACACGGCGTCCAACGCCCTGCTGGTCGAGCGCCACGCCGAACCCGACCCCAACGGTGTGCCGACCTGGTTCATCCGCCTGATCGGCCTGGAGGCGGCCGGTGGCGATGCCATCGTCAGCCGCGGCTGGCAGCAGGCGGCGCGGGTCGAGGTGGTCAGCCATCCGATGTTCGCCCTGGCCAAGCTCTGGCAGAGTGCGCTGGGCAGCCTCGGCTGGCTGTTGCTGTGTGGCGCCCTGAGTGCGGTGCTTGGCGCCTTGCTGCTGCGTCGCCAGCTCAAGCCGCTGGACTACATGGTGGCGCAGTCCCACGCCATTGCCCGGCGTGAGTTCCTCAGCCTGCCGGATTTGCCGCGTACCCCTGAGCTGCGCCGGGTTGTGCAGGCCATGAACCAGATGGTCGAAAAGCTCAAGGCACTTTTCCAGGAGCAGGCCGAGCGCAGTGAAAAGCTGCGGGTCGAGTCGTATCAGGACAGCCTCACCGGCCTTGCCAACCGCCGCTATTTCGAGATGCAGCTCAACGCCTTGGTCAGCAACCTCGAAGAGGCGCGCCCGGGCTACCTGCTGTTGCTGCGGGTCAAGGACCTGGCCGGGCTCAACCAGCGCCTGGGCGGCCAGCGAACCGACCAGTTGCTACAGGCGGTCGGCCAGCAACTGCAACGCACTTGCGCCAACTACCCGGAAACCAACAACCTGATCACCCGCAGCCGCGGCGGCGAATTTGCCGTGCTGGCGCCGGGGCTGGTGCACGAAGAGGCGATCCAGCTGGCCCAGGCCCTGGAAGTGACCCTGCAGAGCCTGGCCGACACCGGCGCCAGCGATGTCACCCCGGTTGCCTGCATCGGCATGGCGCCCTACAGCCCGGGCGACGATCCGCAGGCCTTGCTCAAGCTCGCCGACGAGGCCCTGGCCCGCGCCGAGAGCCAGCTGGAGCCGGGCTGGGTGTGCCTGGAGCAAGGCACCGCGCCGCAAGCCGCCGATACCCACCACGCCTGGCATTCCTTGCTGGATGAAGCACTGCAGCAAGGGCGTTTCCAGTTGTTTTTCCAGCCGGTAGTGGCCTGTGAAGCGCCGGAGCGCGTGTTGCATTACAAGGTCATTTCGCGGGTGCTCGATACCCAGGGCCAGGCCATTGCCGCCGGGCGCTTCCTGCCGTGGCTGGAGCGTTTTGGCTGGTCGGCGCGGCTCGATGTGCTGATGCTTGAGCAAGTGCTCAAGCACATGCACAGCCACAAGGAAGCCCTGGCGCTGAACCTGTCGGCCGCAACCCTGGCTGACCCCAAGGCATTGCAGCGGGTCTATGACTTGCTCGGCCAGAACGCCGTGCTCGGCCCGCGCCTGACCCTGGAGATCGGCGAAGAGCAACTGCCGGAACAGGCCGTGCTCGAGCAACTCACCCGGCGCCTGCGGGCCCTGGGCTTCAGCCTCAGCCTACAGCGCTTTGGTGGGCGCTTCAGCATGATCGGCAACCTGGCGCACCTGGGCCTGGCCTACCTCAAGATCGATGGCAGTTACATTCGCGCCATCGACCACGAACGGCACAAGCGCCTGTTCATTGAAGCGATCCAGCGCGCAGCGCACAGCATCGACTTGCCGCTGATCGCCGAGCGGGTCGAGACTGAAGGTGAGCTCAAGGTATTGCGCGAGATGGGTATTCAGGGGGTTCAGGGACGCCTGGTCGGCGAGCCGGCACCCTGGCGTTGA
- the lapG gene encoding cysteine protease LapG, whose protein sequence is MAIRWAVQLTLRRLGLAVVLGCLLLGGLHADWDFSQISRRAQSLYGPLGPGQGRIDAWQNLLATQKQGSEAERLKVVNQFFNQQLRYVEDIDLWREVDYWATPVQSLIKGAGDCEDYAIAKYFSLRRLGVPAEKLRITYVKALRQNRAHMVLTYYSSPEAMPLVLDSLIDAIKPASQRPDLLPVYSFNGEGLWLTGAGGNKKVGDTKRLSRWQDLLKKMQAEGFPAEPAY, encoded by the coding sequence TTGGCGATACGTTGGGCTGTTCAATTGACCCTGCGCCGGCTCGGCCTGGCCGTGGTGCTCGGCTGCCTGTTACTGGGCGGCCTGCACGCGGATTGGGACTTCTCCCAGATCAGCCGCCGTGCCCAGTCGTTGTATGGCCCGCTGGGGCCTGGCCAGGGCCGCATTGATGCCTGGCAGAACCTGCTGGCGACCCAGAAGCAGGGCAGCGAGGCCGAACGCCTGAAAGTGGTCAACCAGTTCTTCAACCAGCAGCTGCGGTATGTCGAAGACATCGACCTGTGGCGCGAAGTGGACTACTGGGCAACCCCGGTACAGTCACTGATCAAGGGCGCCGGTGACTGCGAAGACTATGCTATCGCCAAGTACTTCAGCCTGCGGCGCCTCGGGGTTCCGGCAGAAAAACTGCGCATTACCTACGTCAAGGCCCTGCGCCAGAACCGCGCGCACATGGTCCTGACCTATTATTCAAGCCCGGAGGCCATGCCGTTGGTACTCGACAGCCTGATCGATGCGATCAAGCCCGCCAGCCAGCGTCCTGACCTGCTGCCGGTGTATTCCTTCAACGGTGAAGGCCTGTGGCTGACCGGTGCGGGTGGTAACAAGAAGGTCGGCGACACCAAGCGCTTGTCGCGCTGGCAGGATCTATTGAAGAAGATGCAGGCCGAAGGCTTCCCCGCCGAGCCGGCTTACTGA
- a CDS encoding immunoglobulin-like domain-containing protein: MVKSSPSPKGQTEGSITLPAPADDVYVDAGEVSVTITGTIGGDFEKVEVDPAAAVTEVTDTIDTSTVTLTATPSVTEGGVVTYTASVTAPVTGSALVINLANGQQITIPVGQSSGTVDFVAPNNVHTTNPDLTNSITSTTGGNYEKLDTAGNPVTTVTDGPGTDDTTGLKLTATGSVAEGGDIIYTATLTNPAGTEMKVTLSNGEVITIAKGQTEGSITVPAPEDDVYVDAGEVSVTVTGTTGGDFEKLAVDNTPAVTEVTDTIDTSTVTLTATPSVTEGGVVTYTASVTAPVTGSALVINLANGQQITIPVGQSSGTVDFVAPNNVHTTNPDLTNSITSTTGGNYEKLDTAGNPVTTVTDGPGTDDTTGLKLTATGSVEEGGSIVYTATLTNPAGTEMKVTLSNGEVITIAKGQTEGSITVPAPEDDVYVDAGEVSVTVTGTTGGDFEKLAVDNTPAVTEVTDTIDTSTVTLTATPSVTEGGVVTYTASVTAPVTGSVLVINLANGQQITIPVGSSTGTVDFVAPNNVHTTNPDLTNSITGTTGGNYEKLDTAGNPVTTVTDGPGTDDTTGLKLTATGSVEEGGSIVYTATLTNPAGTEMKVTLSNGEVITIAKGQTEGSITLPAPADDVYVDAGEVSVTVTGTTGGDFEKLAVDNTPAVTEVTDTIDTSTVTLTATPSVTEGGVVTYTASVTAPVTGSALVINLANGQQITIPVGQSSGTVDFVAPNNVHTTNPDLTNSITGTTGGNYEKLDTAGNPVTTVTDGPGTDDTTGLKLTATGSVEEGGSIVYTATLTNPAGTEMKVTLSNGEVITIAKGQTEGSITLPAPADDVYVDAGEVSVTITGTIGGDFEKVEVDPAAAVTEVTDTIDTSTVTLTATPSVTEGGVVTYTASVTAPVTGSALVINLANGQQITIPVGSSTGTVDFVAPNNVHTTNPDLTNSITSTTGGNYEKLDTAGNPVTTVTDGPGTDDTTGLKLTATGSVEEGGSIVYTATLTNPAGTEMKVTLSNGEVITIAKGQTEGSITLPAPADDVYVDAGEVSVTVTGTTGGDFEKLAVDNTPAVTEVTDTIDTSTVTLTATPSVTEGGVVTYTASVTAPVTGSALVINLANGQQITIPVGSSTGTVDYVAPNNVHTTNPALTNSITGTTGGNYEKLVSTGNTSTTVTDGPGTKDSTSLILTATPTVAEGGSITYVAKLSNPAGTEMKVTLSNGETITIAKGQTEGKVTIAAPGDDVYIDAGSVSAKITGSTGGDFEELKIDGSSAVTSVTDTIDTTNLTLSATPSVAEGGNIIYTATLSNKAQTAVTVTLSNGATITIEAGKTTGTASVPAPADDVYIDAGSVNATITGASGGNFEDLAISKQPAVTQVTDTIDTTTVSITGTTSVAEGDSANYTLTLTNKAQTDVVIKLTYTGTATNGADYTGVATVVIKAGSNTGTFSVPIIRDGIAESAENFTVKIDSATGGNFENLAISGSAGSVTTTIVSNEAPVAAGGAVTGTEDTDLVLSWANFGITDADTPAANLGLTITKLPADGVLQYKDGNVWKTLTEADAGKVFSKADIDAGKLKFVPDRNESGIDANGGTGVGNKEADYAQIKYKPTDGQGLGNEATIKVDITPVADKPDLNIGSNNVNSIGLVKETWNSLNGLGTNGNGITGDALKTVFDNSGKANSSSQVTNAQSDASVVGGSGSKTSGLIYLEAGKTYSFSGVGDDSLLITIGGKNVAQATWGAGGAISGSFKPTISGYYTLDIYHANQSGPGSYDVNLSVNGSTPVDLSNANIPMYPGVNELTNAGVTVGELHGANGEGYYQGYKLNEGAENGTVKLVGIATNLTDTDGSETLNVKLGGIPAGSVLSDGAGHTVTVGKGEVDVTGWNLNGLSIKPPAYYQGQFDVTVTSRATEKANGSTDFTQGTIKVTVYPDTYTTSNLTAENDSRELGTGNDIVVADVNGLHVVPGQDYNLAFIVDTSGSMKAAGVDAAQKSLQSVFDTLANSVKGAQSGTVNILLVDFSSQVNKSVSVNLSDAGSLQALKDALKAMYSDGGTNYEDAFKTTANWFQTLKNAGNTGSNQTFFITDGQPTFHQANEQGNPQLANSGWTLDSFLQAINYKPGDTLNRYQLDSNNRVSIDADGNLNAQYKYYGSWYTSTSGTIRAQGDGTFELSSRSGWGNGTSNDTWNNSLDGFKILSGLSSVEAIGLNSGVNVNDLKPFDSDGKPQTNIDPSKLAEAILGHTEATKPGNDTVSGGDGHDILFGDLVSFDSIAGNGVEAMQAYVAGKLGVALGDVDGRVLHQYISEHVSEFDVSRSNDGADILIGGDGNDILFGQGGNDYLDGGKGNDILLGGTGNDTLLGGEGNDILIGGKGDDILIGGSGADTFVWKAGDTGKDVIKDFKAAEGDRLDLSDLLQGEKASTIDNYLKITTVNGESTLQVSSEGKLNATGGLANADVTIKLEGVNWANTTINSLVTGADPTIKIDHSNS, translated from the coding sequence ATGGTGAAGTCATCACCATCGCCAAAGGGCCAGACCGAAGGCAGCATTACCCTGCCTGCGCCGGCGGATGACGTGTACGTCGATGCCGGTGAAGTTAGCGTGACCATCACTGGCACCATTGGCGGCGATTTCGAGAAAGTCGAAGTCGACCCGGCTGCTGCCGTGACCGAAGTCACCGACACCATCGACACTTCGACCGTCACCCTGACCGCTACCCCAAGCGTCACTGAAGGCGGTGTCGTCACCTACACCGCTTCGGTTACTGCGCCAGTGACCGGTTCTGCGCTGGTGATCAACCTGGCCAACGGTCAGCAAATCACCATTCCAGTCGGCCAGAGCAGCGGCACCGTGGACTTCGTTGCACCAAACAACGTGCACACCACCAATCCGGACCTGACCAACAGCATCACCAGCACCACCGGTGGTAACTACGAGAAGCTGGATACCGCTGGCAATCCGGTTACTACCGTTACTGATGGTCCAGGTACCGACGACACCACGGGTCTGAAGCTGACCGCCACCGGCTCCGTCGCTGAAGGCGGCGACATCATCTACACCGCCACGCTGACCAACCCGGCTGGCACCGAAATGAAAGTCACCTTGAGCAACGGTGAAGTGATCACCATCGCCAAGGGTCAGACCGAAGGCAGCATCACTGTTCCGGCGCCGGAAGACGACGTGTACGTCGATGCTGGCGAAGTCAGCGTGACCGTGACCGGCACCACCGGTGGTGACTTCGAGAAACTGGCTGTGGATAACACTCCGGCCGTCACCGAAGTGACTGACACCATCGATACTTCGACCGTCACGCTGACCGCGACTCCGAGCGTGACCGAAGGCGGCGTTGTCACCTACACCGCTTCCGTCACTGCTCCAGTGACCGGCTCCGCGCTGGTGATCAACCTGGCCAACGGCCAACAGATCACCATCCCAGTCGGCCAAAGCTCGGGCACCGTGGACTTCGTTGCACCAAACAACGTGCACACCACCAATCCGGACCTGACCAACAGCATCACCAGCACCACCGGTGGTAACTACGAGAAGCTGGACACTGCTGGTAATCCGGTAACTACCGTTACTGATGGCCCAGGCACCGATGACACTACCGGTCTGAAACTCACCGCGACTGGCTCGGTTGAAGAAGGTGGTTCGATTGTTTACACCGCCACGCTGACCAACCCGGCGGGCACCGAGATGAAAGTCACCCTGAGCAATGGTGAAGTCATCACCATCGCCAAGGGTCAGACTGAAGGCAGCATCACTGTTCCAGCTCCAGAAGACGACGTGTACGTCGATGCTGGCGAAGTCAGTGTCACTGTCACTGGCACCACTGGTGGTGACTTCGAGAAACTGGCTGTGGATAACACTCCGGCCGTCACCGAAGTGACTGACACCATCGATACGTCGACTGTCACTTTGACCGCGACTCCAAGCGTTACCGAAGGCGGCGTCGTTACCTACACCGCTTCGGTTACTGCTCCGGTTACCGGCTCTGTGCTGGTGATCAACCTGGCCAACGGTCAGCAAATCACCATCCCTGTAGGTTCCAGCACCGGCACCGTGGACTTCGTTGCACCGAACAACGTGCACACCACTAACCCGGACCTGACCAACAGCATCACCGGCACCACCGGTGGTAACTACGAGAAGCTGGATACCGCAGGTAATCCGGTGACCACCGTTACTGATGGTCCAGGTACTGATGACACTACCGGTCTGAAACTCACCGCGACTGGCTCGGTTGAAGAAGGTGGTTCGATTGTTTACACCGCCACGCTGACCAACCCGGCTGGCACCGAGATGAAAGTCACCCTAAGCAACGGTGAAGTCATCACCATTGCCAAAGGCCAGACCGAAGGCAGCATTACCCTGCCGGCGCCGGCGGATGACGTGTACGTCGATGCCGGTGAAGTCAGCGTTACTGTGACTGGCACTACCGGTGGTGACTTCGAGAAACTGGCTGTGGATAACACCCCGGCCGTCACCGAAGTGACTGACACCATCGATACTTCGACTGTCACCCTGACTGCGACGCCAAGCGTCACCGAAGGTGGCGTGGTCACCTACACCGCTTCCGTTACTGCGCCAGTGACCGGTTCTGCGCTGGTGATCAACCTGGCCAACGGTCAGCAAATCACCATCCCGGTCGGCCAAAGCTCCGGTACCGTGGACTTCGTTGCACCGAACAACGTGCACACCACCAACCCGGACCTGACCAACAGCATCACCGGCACCACCGGTGGTAACTACGAGAAGCTGGACACTGCGGGCAACCCAGTGACCACCGTCACCGACGGCCCAGGCACTGACGACACCACCGGTCTCAAGCTGACCGCGACGGGTTCGGTTGAAGAAGGTGGTTCGATTGTTTACACCGCCACGCTGACCAACCCGGCTGGCACCGAAATGAAGGTCACCCTGAGCAATGGTGAAGTCATCACCATCGCCAAAGGCCAGACCGAAGGCAGCATTACCCTGCCGGCGCCGGCGGATGACGTGTACGTCGATGCCGGTGAAGTTAGCGTGACCATCACTGGCACCATTGGCGGCGATTTCGAGAAAGTCGAAGTCGACCCGGCTGCTGCCGTGACCGAAGTCACCGACACCATCGACACTTCGACCGTCACCCTGACCGCTACCCCAAGCGTCACTGAAGGCGGTGTCGTCACCTATACCGCCTCGGTTACTGCTCCGGTTACCGGCTCTGCGCTGGTGATCAACCTGGCCAACGGTCAGCAAATCACCATCCCTGTAGGTTCCAGCACCGGCACCGTGGACTTCGTTGCACCAAACAACGTGCACACCACCAATCCGGATCTGACCAACAGCATCACCAGCACCACCGGTGGTAACTACGAGAAGCTGGACACTGCCGGCAACCCGGTCACCACCGTCACCGACGGTCCAGGCACCGATGACACTACCGGTCTGAAACTCACCGCGACTGGCTCGGTTGAAGAAGGCGGTTCGATTGTTTACACCGCCACGCTGACCAACCCAGCCGGCACCGAGATGAAGGTGACCCTGAGCAATGGTGAAGTCATCACCATCGCCAAGGGCCAGACCGAAGGCAGCATCACCCTGCCGGCGCCGGCTGATGACGTGTACGTCGATGCCGGTGAAGTCAGCGTTACTGTGACTGGCACTACTGGTGGTGACTTCGAGAAACTGGCTGTGGATAACACTCCAGCCGTCACCGAAGTGACTGACACCATCGATACTTCGACTGTCACTCTGACCGCTACCCCAAGCGTCACCGAAGGCGGTGTCGTCACCTATACCGCTTCGGTCACTGCGCCAGTGACCGGCTCTGCGTTGGTGATCAACCTGGCCAACGGCCAACAGATCACCATCCCTGTGGGTTCCAGCACCGGCACCGTGGACTACGTTGCGCCAAACAACGTACACACCACCAACCCTGCCCTGACCAACAGCATCACCGGCACCACCGGTGGCAACTACGAGAAACTGGTCAGCACTGGCAACACCAGCACCACCGTCACCGACGGCCCGGGCACCAAGGACTCCACCAGCCTGATCCTGACCGCGACGCCGACCGTGGCTGAAGGTGGCTCGATCACTTACGTGGCCAAGCTGAGCAACCCGGCGGGCACCGAGATGAAAGTGACCCTGAGCAACGGTGAGACCATCACCATTGCCAAGGGCCAGACCGAGGGCAAGGTAACCATCGCCGCCCCTGGCGATGATGTGTACATCGATGCCGGTAGCGTCAGTGCGAAAATCACTGGCAGCACCGGTGGTGACTTCGAAGAACTGAAGATCGACGGCTCGTCCGCCGTGACCAGCGTCACCGACACCATCGACACCACCAACCTGACCCTGAGCGCCACGCCATCGGTTGCCGAAGGTGGCAACATCATCTACACCGCGACCTTGAGCAACAAGGCGCAGACCGCGGTCACCGTGACCCTGAGCAACGGTGCGACGATCACCATCGAGGCCGGCAAGACCACCGGCACTGCCAGCGTGCCTGCGCCAGCGGATGACGTGTACATCGATGCCGGCAGTGTCAACGCGACCATTACCGGCGCCAGCGGTGGCAACTTCGAAGACCTGGCAATCAGCAAGCAGCCAGCTGTCACCCAGGTGACCGATACCATCGACACCACCACCGTCAGCATCACCGGCACCACCTCGGTGGCCGAAGGTGACTCGGCCAACTACACCCTGACCCTGACCAACAAGGCGCAAACCGATGTGGTCATCAAGCTGACCTATACCGGTACCGCCACCAATGGTGCGGACTACACCGGCGTGGCCACCGTGGTGATCAAGGCCGGTAGCAACACCGGTACCTTCAGCGTGCCGATCATCCGTGACGGCATTGCCGAGAGCGCCGAGAACTTCACCGTGAAGATCGACTCGGCCACTGGCGGCAACTTCGAGAACCTGGCGATCAGCGGCAGCGCTGGCAGTGTCACCACCACCATTGTCAGCAACGAGGCACCGGTTGCCGCGGGCGGCGCCGTGACGGGTACCGAAGACACCGACCTGGTGCTGAGCTGGGCCAACTTCGGCATCACCGATGCCGACACCCCGGCAGCCAACCTGGGCCTGACCATCACCAAACTGCCTGCCGACGGCGTGCTGCAGTACAAAGATGGCAACGTCTGGAAAACCCTGACTGAAGCCGACGCTGGCAAGGTCTTCAGCAAGGCCGACATCGACGCTGGCAAGCTGAAGTTCGTGCCGGATCGCAACGAGTCGGGCATCGATGCCAACGGCGGCACCGGCGTCGGCAACAAAGAAGCCGACTACGCACAGATCAAGTACAAGCCAACCGACGGCCAGGGCCTGGGCAACGAAGCCACCATCAAGGTCGATATCACCCCGGTGGCCGACAAGCCTGACCTGAACATCGGCAGCAACAACGTCAACTCGATTGGCCTGGTCAAAGAGACCTGGAACAGCCTCAACGGCCTGGGCACCAACGGCAACGGCATCACCGGCGATGCGCTGAAAACCGTGTTCGACAACTCGGGCAAGGCCAACAGCAGCTCGCAGGTCACCAACGCCCAGTCGGACGCCAGCGTCGTCGGCGGTTCGGGCTCGAAGACCTCCGGCCTGATCTACCTCGAAGCGGGCAAGACCTACAGCTTCAGCGGTGTCGGCGATGACAGCCTGCTGATCACCATCGGCGGCAAGAATGTGGCCCAGGCGACCTGGGGCGCAGGCGGTGCGATCAGTGGTTCGTTCAAGCCGACCATCAGCGGCTACTACACCCTGGACATCTACCACGCCAACCAGAGCGGCCCGGGCAGCTATGACGTCAACCTGTCGGTCAACGGCAGCACCCCGGTTGACCTGAGCAACGCCAACATCCCGATGTACCCGGGCGTGAACGAGCTGACCAACGCCGGCGTTACCGTTGGCGAGCTGCACGGTGCCAACGGCGAGGGTTACTACCAGGGCTACAAGCTCAATGAAGGCGCCGAGAACGGCACCGTCAAGCTGGTCGGTATCGCCACCAACCTCACCGACACCGATGGCTCGGAAACCCTCAACGTCAAGCTCGGCGGTATTCCGGCAGGCTCGGTGCTCAGCGATGGCGCCGGCCACACTGTCACCGTCGGCAAGGGCGAAGTCGATGTCACCGGCTGGAACCTCAACGGCCTGAGCATCAAGCCGCCAGCCTACTACCAGGGCCAGTTCGATGTGACCGTCACTTCGCGGGCAACCGAGAAGGCCAACGGCAGCACCGACTTCACCCAGGGCACCATCAAGGTCACCGTTTACCCGGATACCTACACCACCAGCAACCTGACGGCCGAGAACGACAGCCGCGAGCTTGGCACCGGCAACGACATCGTCGTCGCCGACGTCAACGGCCTGCACGTGGTACCGGGGCAGGACTACAACCTGGCGTTCATCGTCGATACCTCCGGCAGTATGAAAGCCGCCGGTGTCGACGCTGCGCAAAAGTCCCTGCAGTCGGTGTTCGACACCCTGGCCAACAGCGTCAAGGGTGCGCAGTCGGGTACCGTGAACATCCTGCTGGTGGACTTCTCCAGCCAGGTGAACAAGTCAGTCTCGGTCAACCTGTCCGATGCCGGCTCGCTGCAAGCGCTGAAAGATGCGCTCAAGGCCATGTACTCCGACGGCGGCACCAACTATGAGGACGCCTTCAAGACCACGGCCAACTGGTTCCAGACCCTGAAGAATGCCGGCAACACCGGTAGCAACCAGACGTTCTTCATTACCGACGGCCAACCGACCTTCCACCAGGCCAACGAGCAAGGCAACCCGCAGCTGGCCAACTCCGGCTGGACCCTGGACAGCTTCCTCCAGGCGATCAACTACAAGCCTGGCGATACGCTGAACCGCTACCAGCTGGACAGCAACAACCGGGTCAGTATCGACGCCGACGGTAACCTCAATGCCCAGTACAAGTACTACGGCAGCTGGTACACCTCGACCTCGGGCACCATTCGTGCCCAGGGCGACGGCACCTTCGAGCTGTCCAGCCGTTCCGGTTGGGGCAATGGCACCAGCAACGACACCTGGAACAACTCGCTGGACGGCTTCAAGATCCTCAGCGGGCTGTCCAGCGTTGAAGCCATCGGCCTCAACAGTGGCGTCAACGTCAACGACCTCAAGCCGTTCGACAGTGACGGCAAGCCGCAGACCAACATCGACCCGAGCAAGCTGGCCGAGGCGATCCTCGGACACACCGAGGCCACCAAGCCGGGCAACGATACGGTCAGCGGCGGCGACGGCCACGACATCCTGTTCGGCGACCTGGTCAGCTTCGACTCGATCGCCGGCAACGGTGTCGAGGCCATGCAGGCCTACGTGGCCGGCAAGCTGGGCGTAGCCCTGGGTGACGTCGATGGCCGTGTGCTGCACCAGTACATCAGCGAGCACGTCAGCGAGTTCGATGTGTCGCGCAGCAACGATGGCGCCGACATCCTCATCGGTGGCGACGGCAATGACATTCTCTTCGGCCAGGGTGGCAACGACTACCTCGATGGCGGCAAGGGCAATGACATCCTGCTCGGTGGTACCGGCAACGACACACTGCTGGGCGGTGAAGGCAACGACATCCTCATTGGCGGCAAGGGCGATGACATCCTGATCGGTGGCAGCGGTGCCGACACCTTCGTGTGGAAGGCCGGCGACACCGGCAAGGACGTGATCAAGGACTTCAAGGCTGCCGAAGGCGACCGTCTGGACCTGAGCGACCTGCTCCAGGGCGAGAAGGCCAGCACCATCGACAACTACCTGAAGATCACCACGGTCAACGGTGAGTCGACGCTGCAGGTCAGCTCCGAAGGCAAGCTCAATGCCACTGGTGGCCTGGCCAATGCCGATGTGACGATCAAGCTGGAAGGCGTCAACTGGGCCAATACCACGATCAACTCGCTGGTAACCGGTGCCGACCCGACCATCAAGATCGACCACTCCAACAGCTGA